A genomic window from Pyxicephalus adspersus chromosome 2, UCB_Pads_2.0, whole genome shotgun sequence includes:
- the GPRIN1 gene encoding G protein-regulated inducer of neurite outgrowth 1 — protein sequence MGSPKEPQRLQLTRPDGASENVPLRSPISSRIWQAEDPTHSSGFDGEDLCMRNFCVSVHGDHEFPEGFSFDIDADRVLEVHKDFSVDAECTYSFYESREDQTSSRQADLNKSDNSVSETYIQGKSITDGKDVCFSENTNDLKGQVVNAPIVTEVSLSLETNTDVVSGDCGTEGYTNISLKNNKKETVEDLEKVKNVTTKEQNKETQAEGLVGCREFSNGELSKKTQISDPVLLNKQDDTQERQYRSIAVSPIVPPDGQSSFSFQTMAPRPSGKNTYEVRTDDKETGKKDDLPKTHSFELVPPNHDGGTEARYRSVAVSPIIPPGETSSFTFQTDHSAHPQGDPMVSATTQRTDTEKADNSQKVCTQENVNHSTGGVEYKSVAVSPIIIQEGSSFTFYPLRTDGSTVGGQLTPKTCRVELIPPSQDVGTQARAECVSVAVSPIIPPSDSSSFVFQSEQQSGHKISDKQASCAKCAHNEDASTQAGTGVQCVSVAVSPIVLPGGSSSFTFLSEKTVLSPATELSKDEKMKAVDNLPKTYSFELTPPDDCIRATPRVEYRSIAVSPIIPPNEVSFTFQNKGEILTIKGTEGKEDSGCVNVLPKTCSFEITPPDEDISTEAEHKVKCVSVAISPFVFSQESSSFTFQEEQMAKQHEQTKKQDSCNISQLSNTLSETKPQYQDVGTQVDITVQCSSIAISPMIPLDGSSSFVFHTDGINQASSLQTQLLEKPAMKDAELQVSFPVETRSIATDPMTPRGKSPRVSYPDIHVKEVKSSHPEPVREVSWDEKGMTWEVYGASMEVEVLGMAIQKHLEKQIEEHGKREKVMTPQNTRGSSVRGAAVKSESKRQPGAFRSFFHRRPRCCSSAAPAVE from the coding sequence ATGGGCAGTCCTAAGGAGCCTCAGAGATTACAGTTAACAAGGCCTGATGGTGCCAGTGAAAATGTCCCTTTGCGTTCCCCTATATCTTCAAGAATTTGGCAGGCTGAAGACCCTACGCATAGTTCAGGATTTGATGGTGAGGATCTCTGCATGAGGAACTTCTGTGTCAGTGTACATGGAGACCATGAATTTCCAGAAGGCTTCAGCTTTGACATTGATGCAGACCGTGTCTTAGAAGTGCATAAAGACTTTTCTGTAGACGCTGAATGCACTTATTCTTTTTATGAAAGCAGGGAAGACCAGACTTCATCAAGACAAGCAGACTTAAACAAGTCTGATAACAGTGTATCAGAGACATACATACAGGGCAAAAGCATTACAGATGGGAAAGATGTTTGCTTCTCTGAAAATACTAATGATTTGAAAGGACAAGTTGTAAATGCTCCCATTGTAACAGAAGTGAGTCTTTCTTTGGAAACAAACACAGATGTTGTTTCTGGAGATTGTGGTACAGAAGGATATACAAATATTTccctaaaaaacaacaaaaaagaaactgTTGAAGATTTGGAAAAGGTAAAAAACGTTACTACTaaggaacaaaacaaagaaaCCCAAGCAGAAGGGTTGGTTGGATGTAGAGAGTTTTCCAATGGGGaactaagtaaaaaaacacaaatatctgaCCCAGTGCTCTTAAACAAGCAGGATGATACACAGGAAAGACAATACAGATCTATTGCTGTTAGCCCAATTGTTCCACCTGATGGACAgtcatctttttcttttcaaacaatGGCTCCACGACCAAGTGGTAAAAATACATATGAAGTAAGGACTGATGATAAGGAGACAGGCAAAAAAGATGATCTACCAAAGACACATTCCTTTGAGCTCGTCCCTCCTAATCATGATGGTGGAACAGAGGCAAGGTATAGGTCTGTAGCTGTAAGCCCTATCATCCCACCAGGTGAAACATCCTCATTCACATTTCAGACAGATCACAGTGCACATCCTCAAGGAGATCCAATGGTATCTGCTACAACTCAAAGAACAGATACTGAAAAGGCTGACAACTCTCAAAAGGTCTGTACACAAGAAAATGTCAATCATAGCACTGGGGGAGTGGAATATAAATCAGTAGCTGTTAGTCCCATTATTATACAGGAGGGTTCCTCATTCACGTTTTATCCATTAAGAACTGATGGTAGCACAGTGGGAGGTCAGTTGACACCTAAAACTTGTCGTGTTGAATTGATACCTCCCAGTCAGGATGTTGGAACTCAGGCCAGAGCAGAGTGTGTCTCAGTTGCAGTTAGCCCGATTATCCCACCGAGTGATTCTTCCTCATTTGTATTCCAATCAGAACAACAAAGTGGACATAAAATATCAGACAAGCAAGCCAGTTGTGCAAAATGCGCACACAATGAAGATGCAAGCACACAGGCTGGCACTGGTGTGCAATGTGTATCGGTGGCAGTCAGTCCCATTGTGCTTCCAGGTGGATCATCCTCTTTTACTTTCCTCTCTGAAAAGACAGTTCTTTCACCTGCAACAGAGCTGAGCAAAGATGAAAAGATGAAAGCTGTAGATAATCTCCCAAAAACATATTCGTTTGAGCTTACACCCCCTGATGACTGCATAAGAGCTACACCAAGAGTGGAATATCGATCCATAGCAGTAAGCCCAATAATACCACCCAATGAAGTTTcatttacttttcaaaataaagGAGAAATTCTTACAATAAAAGGAACTGAGGGAAAAGAAGATTCAGGTTGTGTGAATGTGCTGCCTAAAACATGTTCATTTGAAATAACACCTCCTGATGAGGACATAAGCACAGAAGCCGAACACAAAGTGAAATGTGTGTCCGTGGCTATCAgtccttttgttttttcacagGAATCTTCGTCATTTACATTTCAGGAGGAACAAATGGCCAAGCAACATGAGCAAACCAAAAAGCAAGACTCTTGCAATATAAGCCAACTTTCAAATACATTATCAGAGACAAAACCACAGTACCAAGATGTAGGAACTCAAGTTGATATTACAGTACAGTGTTCATCTATAGCTATAAGTCCCATGATTCCACTGGATGGATCCAGTTCATTTGTATTCCATACGGATGGAATAAACCAAGCCTCATCATTGCAAACACAGCTATTAGAAAAACCAGCTATGAAAGATGCTGAATTGCAAGTGTCTTTTCCAGTAGAAACCAGATCTATTGCAACTGACCCAATGACACCAAGAGGAAAATCTCCACGAGTTTCTTATCCTGACATCCATGTTAAAGAAGTCAAATCAAGTCACCCAGAACCAGTAAGGGAAGTCAGCTGGGATGAAAAGGGGATGACCTGGGAAGTATATGGAGCTTCAATGGAAGTTGAGGTGTTAGGCATGGCTATACAGAAGCACTTGGAAAAACAGATTGAAGAACATGGCAAGCGGGAGAAAGTAATGACACCTCAAAATACTAGAGGTAGTTCTGTAAGAGGTGCAGCAGTTAAGAGTGAGAGTAAACGGCAGCCTGGTGCTTTCCGCAGCTTTTTTCACAGGCGGCCACGTTGCTGCTCTAGTGCTGCTCCTGCTgttgaataa